The Brassica oleracea var. oleracea cultivar TO1000 chromosome C6, BOL, whole genome shotgun sequence genomic interval GTTATGAGCTTCTTCCTCTATCTATCTGAGGCATTTCGTCGAACACCTTGCGTTTGTGAAAAATGTCTTCTTCTTTTTTTAATCTTTTCCAATAAAGGTTGAGAATGGAAAGGCGCAAGCAGCTAATTTCCCCTTCTGCACCATTGAGCCGAATGTAGGTATTGTGGCAGTTCCTGATTCTCGTCTTCAAGTGCTGTCTAAGCTCACCAACTCTCAGAAAGTGGTCCCTGCTTCCATTGAGTTCGTGGACATTGCTGGTCTTGTCAAGGGTGCCAGTCAAGGCGAGGTGTCGTCATTATTCTCTCCTCTCCTCGTGTCTTGTATCTTATTACAACAAACTCACTCACAAGATTGATTGATTGGATTTTGTATGTAGGGATTAGGGAACAAGTTCTTATCTCACATCCGTGAAGTGGATTCGATCCTCCAGGTGGTCCGCTGTTTTGAGGACAACGACATTGTTCATGTCAATGGCAAAGTTGATCCCACCTCTGACATTGATGTCATCAATCTCGAGCTTATCTTCTGCGACTTGGATCAGATTGGCAAAAGGCTCGACAGACTTAACAAAGGCAAGCCTAAGGATTCCCAGTCCAAAGTCAAGGAGGAAGCTGAAAAATCTGCTCTGCAAAGAATTCAGGAGGCCCTTCTGGACGGGAAACCTGCACGCTCTGTTGCATTGAATGACCTCGAGAAGGACGCCGTCAAGCATCTCTGCTTGCTTACCATGAAGCCTATGATCTACGTCGCTAATGTTGCTGAAAACGATCTTGCCGACCCTGACAAGAATTCTTTTGTTCAACAAGTTAAGGCTCTTTCTTCGGATTTGCAGTCTGGTCATGTCGTTGTTTCTGCTCAGGTCAGGAATCATACATACATCTTTCTTATGCGCTGAGGCCAAGATTTTACTTGAACAAATCTTCCTTCCTTTCATTGAAACCAGGTTGAGTCTGAGTTAACCGAGCTTCCTCTTGACGAGCGGACTGAATATTTGAACTCGCTAGGTGTCAGCGAGAGTGGCCTTGGGAACCTTATCAGGGCCACATACAGTCTGCTAGGTTTGCAGACCTACTTCACTTCTGGTGAAAAGGTGAGATATGTTCACATCAACAGTATTAGTTTGAAACACTGCCTCTAAAATATCCATTCTCCTATGGCAGGAAACAAGAGCCTGGACGATACACGCAGGTTAGTTGGGTTCTCAACATGCATTGTTTTCTGGGGATGCGAAAGTAATTTAGTACAAAACTTTTGTTGTTGATACAGGCATGACTGCACCACAAGCCGCTGGTGTCATTCACTCTGACTTTGAGAAGGGTTTTATTAGAGCTGAGACTGTAAGCATTTTTATTTCCTATTACTGATTGATTCTCTTGTACAGTTATAATATTGTACCCGGACATCATTTCAATTGTCACTTGTTTTTGTTTTTGTTTTCAGGTTGCATATGAAGATTTTGTCTCTGCTGGCTCTCTTGCCGCAGCAAGAGATAAAGGACTTGTGGGTTTCTTCCCCTCCATCCATAAAAATGAGCTCAATATATCATATGATTCTCTTCGCCTACTCAGGAGTTTTCTTGAGTATTATTTGTTTTTTCTTTTGGTGCAGTTGAGATCAGAGGGTAAAGAGTACATTGTTAAAGAAGGAGATGTGATGCTTTTCCGCTTCAACGTATAACAGAACCCTGAGATCTCAGTCACTTTGTTCACAGGTTGTGTTTCTGCACTTCCTCTTTTATAGCATCGGAGGTTTCATTGCTCTTGGTTTCGGTGGATATTTTTCTTTCATTTTTACACTCCGAGAAAGTAATTTGTTATGAAGACAGAAGATGAGATGTTTCTGGAAATTTTATGCAATATTCAATCCCCTTTATTATATGAATCTCTTATTTAGGTTCTTTATCGGAGGTATTTTTGCTGAAATATTTTTGACAGAAACATATGCATGAACTTGTGTTTGCTGCCTTTTTTTCGGCCTGACAAAAACTTCACAAAACGAGTAAAAACTAAGTATGAGTGCATAAGAATGTAATCATAATACAATAATAGAGAAGACTCGGTATGGAATCAGAAACCATGTGAACTTTCTTAGAAGACGAGCCAAAATGCAGCAGCAGGATATTTTTTTATGCTACGGAGAGAGAGTTCTATTTTCTTTTACTGTTACAATAACATCGAATGGTTAACAAAAATAAAAAATAGCTCTGTGGGTTGCACATGAACTAGCCACTGTAAACAAATCCGCTGAACATCTTAAGTACCAATATTTTCATGGACCATCCCTAACTAAACAAAGGACGTGATGTCAAAAAAAAAAAAAAAAAAAAAAAAAAAAAAAACTAAACAAAGGACGTGTATATTCTTCAAATGTTCAATCTCACTGTTTTACCGTGTTCGACTTCAAGATTCCAATCACAAAATCTCTAAAACATAACATAACCTAAGAATCAAATGCTCGGATGGACCAGGAGGGCACAAAAAAATCTAGAATAGACCTTTTTTTTTTTAATTTTTTAATGAATTAAAAATAAATCAAGATTAAATAGAAAATACCACAAAACCTAAAACTTCAATATATTTACATATCCAACCAGTCATCCACCCACTTACAATTAACCCGATCCGACCCGTGTTTTAATAACCCTAAATCCCTAAATTCTTTGTCTTCGACAAAACCAATGAAACCTACAGATTAAATCACGAACTCCCTCTATCTCCCATTACTAATCAAACTCGGCAACAATCATCTTGAATCTGATCTATTTCTCCAATTTCGTGTCACTCATTGAAAAACTATGTCTCCAAAGATTCGACTCGCCGAAAAAAATAACAAAGAAGATGCGCTGGAGAAGAAGAAGAACAAGTCAATGGCGAAGAAGAAGAAAGCAGCGGCGGAGAAGAAGAAGAAGGACTCCGCGAGAAAGAAAAAAGAAACATCAGTGAAAAGAAGGAGAGAGGCCGTGAAAAAAAAAGAGATGCGGCGAAGAAGAACACTGAAACCGAGACCGCAGAGAAGAAGAGGAAGCAAAACAGTGGTGTCGACGGTGGGTCCTTGTTGAATCCAACCAAGCGGGCTCGGAACACCGCATCTCCACCGGAACAGAAACATCAAGGCGATCATTCCCCAGCACCATCAGCGGAATTGCCTTCTCAGGCCGATGTCGAAGGTACACCAGGCCCAACGCATCCGAGTGAGCCACAAAAATCACCTACTCAGGCACCTAGTGAGGCTGAGAATCCACTGCAACCTCCAGTAACCTCACTTTCAATCTCAGAATCTGCCACAAATTGTCCTTCACATCGTGTAGACAATCACGATGAGGAGATTGTATCCAACAATAGAGATTCACACACACCCGAGGCTGCCATTGACCATACTGCGCAAAGAACGGTAAACAACTCAATTTACAATAGTTTTGAAAATGTCTATGATTTAGTTGAACTAACAAATAGGTGTAATTATATAAGTAAGTGTAATGGTACAAATAAAAGAATGAAACTAGTTTAACTAGTAATAATATGTTGTAAAAGAAACTTAGTGGAACTAGTATAACTAGTACAACCACGCTAAGTATAACTAATATAACCGGTACAACTATCAAAAGTATAACTAGTTTAACTAATACAACTCAGTATCGTATAACTAGTACAACTAAAAGAGTGAAAATGATGTAACTGGTAATAATATGTTGTAAACAAATTCAGTGGAACTAGTATAACTAGTACGACCACATTTTTTATAACTAATATAACTAGTACAACTAGATTAGTTGTGATGTGTAAGTTATAATACTTGTACAACTATGGTTTAATATTTCTGTAATTTTGTTTTGTTTTTTTTCAGGAGTCTGAGGATATGGCGGTAAACCCCCTTGGACCAAATGAGTTTTTCTTCAAACCGAAGGATTATCGGAAGTCTTGTAAGCTTCAATCAAGATGCCACCAATACAAATTTATGACGATCCTTGGGGAGTTAGATGAATCAGAAAAGAGGTGGTTTCTCGAACACCCACAGTTCAAGCACTTGTTCCACATGGTTTGCACCTCAACTAGAAAGACGATGTGCGGAGAAACAGTTTAGGAAAATGTTCATGAAGAAGCTGAAGAAGCTGAAGAATAAGAAGAAGAAACCAGAGGAAGAAGAACTAAAGGTGACAGTTCGGGATGTGGAAGAGTAGCTTTCGCAGATGAAGCTAGATCGTACCAATGACCGGCTGAAGGTGGCTATTCTGTACTTTTTGGCCACAATTATAGATGAGAAGTCCAAATATGGAGGCCCCATCGATCCTTTTTTTCTGCAAATTGT includes:
- the LOC106296437 gene encoding ribosome-binding ATPase YchF, whose product is MARAACSSVVTALSLLPSKSHHLLRNQFSFSGKSNKFVGVLTLEKRCFSSTVSMSLKAGIVGLPNVGKSTLFNAVVENGKAQAANFPFCTIEPNVGIVAVPDSRLQVLSKLTNSQKVVPASIEFVDIAGLVKGASQGEGLGNKFLSHIREVDSILQVVRCFEDNDIVHVNGKVDPTSDIDVINLELIFCDLDQIGKRLDRLNKGKPKDSQSKVKEEAEKSALQRIQEALLDGKPARSVALNDLEKDAVKHLCLLTMKPMIYVANVAENDLADPDKNSFVQQVKALSSDLQSGHVVVSAQVESELTELPLDERTEYLNSLGVSESGLGNLIRATYSLLGLQTYFTSGEKETRAWTIHAGMTAPQAAGVIHSDFEKGFIRAETVAYEDFVSAGSLAAARDKGLLRSEGKEYIVKEGDVMLFRFNV